The nucleotide sequence GTGCCACTGGCCGAGTCCTATGGATGGCGGGCCTCGCTCGCAATCTGGGCGCTGATTCCCGCGGTCGCGGTTCTACCGTGGATACTCGTCCTCGTCCGCCGTGGCACCAATGGCACCGATCGCGCTGCCCGGACGGGAAAAACGATCGGGCCGATCTGGCGCTCGCCGATCTCCTGGGGCCTGACCTTCATGTTCAGCATGACGTCGCTGATCACCTATGCGATGTTTGCCTGGCTTCCCGTGATCGTGACATCTGCCGGAGGCAGCGAAGCGCTCGGAGGCGCCATGGTTGCGACCTTCTCCGGCGTCGGGTTCCTTGCAACGCTGGTGACACCCAGGCTGTGCGCTAGGGCTGCCAACCCGTTCCCCATTGTCGCCGCTTCTGCGTTGTGTTTTCTCGTCGGTTTCGCGGGATTGCTGTGGGCTCCGCTGACCGCGCCCATCGTCTGGGCGATATTTCTCGGGCTCGGCCCAAGCACCTTCCCGGCCGCAATCACCCTCATCAATCTGCGGTCGCGCACCGAAACCGGTTCCGCGGCGCTGTCCGGTTTCACCCAGGGCATGGGCTATTTGTTGGCCAGCCCAGGACCACTGATCTTCGGAATCCTTTACAACGCCACTGGACGGTGGGAACTGTCGTTTGGATTTCTCCTGGTCCCGCTGATCGCACTGCTGGCCGGTGGGTATCACGCCTGCAAGCCCCGCTATCTGGAAGACACGTTGACCCCTTCCCGGAAGTCGGGGTCGGACGCTGTCGAGGACGTTGTCGAGGGAGAACTGCTGCCGGAGTGTTCGACGAGCTGCTCGTGACCGCGCGACCGGCCGGTGAGCCGGGCCTTGGTGATCACCCCGCCTTGCGCGATACGCTGCGTTTCTGCACAGCGCTGCGATCGTGGTGTGGACCGCGACTGCTGTCTGGCAGGTGTGGCAGACCCGGATTGAGGGGGCATGGTGGCCGTTCCGAAGCCCTTCGAATCACCGATGTTTCCGCTGGAGGCGGCGATGCTGCCCGGCCAGGATCTGCCATTGCGCATCTTTGAGCCTCGCTACAGCGCGCTGGTGCGACACTGCCTCGATACTGGTGATCCGTTCGGTGTGGTCCTGATCGCCGGTGGGCGCGAGGTGGGTGGCGGTGAGTCGCGATACGACGTCGGGACGCTGGCCCGGATCACCGAATACGTCGACGAGGGCGCGGGTCGTTATCAGTTGTTGTGCCGCACTGGGGAACGGATTCGGGTGTGCGACTGGCTCCCGGACGAGCCCTATCCGCGCGCGACGGTTCAGATCTGGCCAGATGAGCCGGGCGCAGCGGTGAGTGCGGCCCAGTTTCGCGACACCGAAGACCGGGTGATGGCGTTGTTCGAACGGATCGCCACCGCCCGTGGCATCGAGTTGCCGGATCGCGATGTGGTGTTCGACTACCAGTCCGACGACATCGCCGCTGACGCGGGAACCTTGTTGTACGAGTTGGCGTCTCGGGTTCCGATGGGCCCGGCCGACGGCTACGCGGTGTTGTCGGCGCCGTCAGCCGCTGATCGGCTGGCCGCACTCGCCGAGGCGGTGGATTCGGTCGAGGCGATGGTCGATTTCCAGCTGTCCGACTAGTCCGGCTCAGAGCTCTTCGGCGAACGCGCGCAACGCATCCACCTGCAGCGGATCCAATGACGGGCGGACGGTTTGGCGCGCGGCGGAGAGGTCCGCGGCGGTGACGTCGGCCGCGTCGATGGAACGGCGCATCGCGGTCAGAGCCGCCTCGCGCAGCAATGCCACGCAGTCGGCAGCACTGTAGCGGTCGAGCCCCGCGGCCACCTCGTCCAGGTCGACGTCGGCGCTGAGCGGGATGGATTTGCCTGCGGTGCGCAGGATCTCGCGGCGCGCCTCGGCATCGGGCGGCTCGACGAACACCAGCCGTTCCAGCCGGCCCGGGCGCAGCAGCGCCGGATCGATCAGATCGGGGCGGTTGGTCGCCCCCAGCACCACCACGTCACGCAGCGGTTCGATGCCGTCGAGCTCGGTCAGCAGGGCGGCGACTACCCGATCCCCAACACCCGAATCGAAGCTTTGGCCGCGTCGGGGCGCCAGGGCATCCACCTCGTCGAGAAACACCAACGACGGCGCCGAATCGCGGGCCCGGCGAAAGAGCTCACGGACGGCTTTCTCCGAGGAGCCAACCCATTTGTCCATCAGCTCGGAGCCCTTGACCGCGTGCACGCTCAACTGCCCGGTGCTGGCCAGTGCCCGGACCACGAAGGTCTTGCCGCATCCGGGTGGGCCGTAGAGCAGTACCCCCCGCGGGGGCTCGACCCCTAACCGGGCGAACGTGTCCGGATGCTGCAACGGCCACAGCACCGCCTCGGTCAGGGCCTGCTTGGCCTGGGCCATGTCCCCGACATCGTCGAGGGTGATGCTTCCTACCGCGACCTCCGAGCTCGCCGAGCGCGACAGGGGGCGGATGACGGTCAGCGCGCCAAGTAGGTCTTCCTGGGTGAGCGCTGGTGGCTGACCGTCGGTACTGGCTCGCGAAGCGGCCCGCAGCGCCGCCTCACGCAGCAGCGCGGCCAGGTCGGCAACTACGAAGCCCGGCGTGCGGCCGGCTATTTCGTCAATATCCAATTCGCCGGTAGGTACGTGCCGCAGCAGGGCTTCCAGCAGGGCCTTGCGGGTGGCCGCGTCGGGCAGCGGCAACCCCAATTCCCGGTCGCACAGGTCGGGCGCGCGTAACCGGGCGTCGAGCTGGTCGGGCGCGGCGGTAGTGGCGATCAGCACCACGCCATCGCTGGCGACCGCGGTGCGCAGCTCGCCGAGGATCAGTGCGGCTACCGGTTCCGCGGTGGCCGGCAGCAGCGCGTCCACGTCGGTGATCAACAGCACCCCTCCGCCGTCGCGAACCGTCGCGACGGCGGAGGCCACGGCCTTGAGCCGATTTTCCGGGGCCAGCGCACCAACCTCGGGACCGTCGAGTTCGACCAGCCGGCGTCCGGCACACACCGCACGCACCAGCGTCACCTTGCCGACTCCGGCCGGACCGGACACCAGCACGCCCAGGTTGGTGCCCGCACCCAAAGACTGCAGTAGGTGAGGTTCATCGAGGGCGAGCTTGAGCCATTCGGTGAGCTTGGCCGCCTGCGGCTGGGCGCCCTTGAGCTCCTCGACCTGGATCTCCGGAGTGGCCACGCTGACCCGCTCGGCCTGGGATGACTGCGCGGTGTGGGGTACCCCGGTGCCCCAGGTGACCAACGTGTTCGGCTGCACACTGACCGGCGCATCGGGATCGACGCCGGTGACGGTCAACAGCTCCGATGTCCAGCTGATGCCGACCGCCGACGCCAACGCCTGGCTGGCGGCCGAAGTCGAGGTGCCCGGGCCCAGGTCGCGGGGCAACAGCGACACCGCGTCGCCGACGGTCATCACCTTGCCCAGCAGCGCCTGGCGCAAGGTGATCGGCGAAAGCGATTGGGTGGCCAGCGACGACCCGCTCAGCGTCACGGTCCGTGCACCGTAGACGGTGACCGAGTTGACCAGCACCGCAGTGCCTTCGCGTAGTCCGGCGTTGGACAGGGTCACGTCGTCCAGCAATATGGTGCCGACCGGGACCTGGTCATCAGCCATGCCGGCCACCGCCGCGGTCGTTCGGGACCCGGTCAACGAAACCGCGTCCCACTCCCGGATCCCGAGGGCGGCAATGGCGCTCGGGTGCAACCGCACCACGCCTCGACGTGAGTCCACCGCCGACGTGTTCAGCCGGGCGGTCAGCGTCAGCTGTGGAGCCCCATAGGGGCTGGTCACAACCGCCCGCCCGGCTTGCGCAGCCCCAGCCGCGCCACCGAACGGCGCGCCACCGACCGGCGATGCGGCTGCGCTCTGCGAATCGCGCGCCGCGCGGCGCGTCGTTGCTTGGGTTTGTCGCCCCACACCTCGGGATGCTCGGCCAGCCAGCGCTTGCTGCGCACCGCGAACGGAATGTGACACACGTAGGCGATGATGATCACCCAGATCAAGATGTAGGGAGCCAGCACCGCGGCGGCCGCCATGATGGCCAGCACCGCCAGCAGCACCGCGGCCAGGTTGGGCGGCACCGCCACGGCATGCATCTTCTTCATGGGGATCCCGCTGACCATCAGCATCGATGTGCCGGTGATCCAGAACGCCAGGAACCACACCGAGGTCCACCAGCCCTCACCGAACTGCATCTTCAAGGCCAGCAGGCCGATCATGGAAACCGCGCCCGCCGGTGCGGGCATTCCGACGAAGAATTCGTGTGCGTACGCGGGCTGGGTGCCGTCATCCAGCAGCGCGTTGAACCGCGCCAGCCGAAGCACGACGCACACCGCGTAGAGCAGCACCACAACCCAACCGACCTGCCACTTCGACAGCATCGTGACATAGAGCACCAGCGCGGGCGTCACGCCGAAATTCACCGCATCGGCCAGGGAGTCGATTTCTGCGCCCATGCGCGACTGGGCGTCCAGAATGCGGGCTACCCGGCCGTCGAGTCCGTCCAGAATGGCCGCCGCCGCGATCAGCGCCATCGCCGGCACCGGCTGGTGTTCGAGGGCGAATTTGATCGAGGTCAGCCCGGCGCAGATGGACAGCACCGTCATTGCGCTGGGCAAGATCTGCAGGTTTACCGCGCGCCTGCTCCGAGGCTTGGTCGTCATGGCAGGTCAGCCAATATGGTCTCGCCGGCAATCGTGCGCTGGCCAACTCTGACCACCGGCTCGGTGCCCGGTGGCAGGTAGGTATCCAGGCGAGAGCCGAAACGGATCAGGCCGTAAGTGTCGCCGATCGCCAATTTGTCTCCGACGTGTGCGTCGCACACGATGCGGCGCGCTACCAGCCCGGCAACCTGCACCGCGACCACTTCAGCACCGTTGGCGGTGCGGATGCGCACGCTGTTGCGTTCGTTGTCGTCGCTCGCCGCGGGCAGGTCGGCCGACCCGAAGCGGCCGGGCCGGTGCTGGACGGCGACGACCTCGCCGCTGACCGGGGCCCGCTGCACGTGGGCGTCGAATACCGACAAGAAGATGCTGACCCTGGGGAGCGGCGCGTCGCCCATGCTGAGTTCGGCCGGTGGTGCCGCGGTGTCGATCACGCAGATCACGCCGTCGGCGGGTGCCACGATGGCGCCGGCCCGGCTCGGTGGTACCCGGGGCGGGTGACGGAAGAAGCCGGCGCAGGCGCCGGCGGCCAGCAGCCCCGTCCGGCGCGCCCAGCGGTGCCGGTATCCGACACCGGCCACGGCTAGGCCCGCAGCGATGAAGGGGCGCCCGGCCGGGTGTATCGGCGGGATGGTGGATCGCACCAACGCCAGCAGATGCTGCGGGCTCAGAGTCGGTTCCGCGGAGGATGAGTCGGAACGGCGGGGACGTCGTGCCACGCGGCCATCTTACGGAGCGCCGTGGCGGTCAGTGTACGGACGGCGCCCCGGTGTGCCTGAGCACACCGGGGCGCCGTCAACAACGTCATGCGCCGTCGTGCCCGTTCTCGCCGATCAGTGTCCCGCCAGTGCCGCCCGTTCCGGCGGTGCCCGGTGGCAAACCAAGACCGAGAATGCCTCCATTGCCGCCCGTGCCGACCAGCTGGGCGTCGCCGCCCTTGCCGCCGTCACCACCCGGCGCAGCCCCGAGGCCGATCCCGCCCGCGCCGCCGTTGCCGCCGTCTCCGATCAGGGCGCCGGTGCCGCCGTTGCCGCCGTCTCCGGAAGTGATACCGCCAAAGCCGCCGTCGCCGCCGGTCCCGCCGTCGCCAAGGAGCCCGCGAGCCCTGCCGCCGTCGCCACCAGTCCCGCCGGTGCCGCCACCTGCGCCGTTTCCGCCTGCCCCGCCGGACCCGCTGAGCCCGCCGCCGTCGCCTCCGGTTCCGCCGTTCCCGCCGACTGCCGCGCCGGTCCCGCCGGCCCCGCCGGCTCCGCCGTTGCCGAAGAGCATGGCGGCGTTGCCGCCGGATCCGCCGGCCGCACCGGCAGCGACCGTGCCGCCGCCTCCGGCGCCGCCGGCTCCACCGTCGCCATAGACCACGCCGGCGTTGCCGCCGGCCCCGCCGACACCACCGCCGCCTCCGCCGCCGCCGACGCCGATCCCGCCGGCCCCGCCGGCCCCTCCGGTACCGGAGAGGGCGCCAGCCGAGCCGCCGGCCCCGCCGGCCCCACCGGTATCGAGGCCGATCGCGCCGGCTCCGCCGGCCCCACCGGCACCGAAGAGAGTGGCGGCGCCGCCCCCGGTGCCGCCGGCGCCACCGACAGTCTGGCCGGCTCCGCCGGCCCCGCCGGCGCCACCGGTGCCGGAGAACACGCCGGCGTTGCCGCCGGCTCCGCCGGCCCCGCCTTCGGTGCCTGCGGGAGCGATGCCACCGGCGCCGCCGGCCCCGCCGTTACCGGAGAACACCCCGGCGGCACCGCCGTCGCCACCGGCTCCACCAGCCTCGGTCCCGCCGAAACCGCCGGCCCCGCCGGCGCCGCCGTTGCCGAACAGCAGGCTCGCCCCGCCGGCCCCGCCGGTCCCGCCAGTCACCAGGCTGAACCCGCCGGTGCCGCCATTGCCACCCGCCCCGAACAGTCCAACGCCTCCACCGCCCCCGGCCCCGCCGCTCTGGCCGCCTCCGCCCTCACCGCCGGCACCGCCGGCGCCGAATAGACCTGCCATGCCGCCCGTGCCACCGGCCCCACCGAGAACGGCCCCGATTCCGCCGGTGCCACCGACCCCTGCGCCGCCCGACAGCAACCCCGCGGCCCCGCCGTTGCCGCCGGCCTGGCCGGTTCCCAGGCCGTTGACCGCGCCGGAACCACCGGCGCCACCGTTGCCGAACAAGATCCCACCGTCGCCGCCGTTGGCCCCGGTTCCCGCGGCGCCATTGGCGCCGTTGCCGATCAGCGGGCGATCCAGCAGCGCCTGGGTGGGCGCGTTGATTACGTCGAGAAGAGCCTGGTTTGACGTGGCCAGCCCAGGAGCGCCGGCTTCGCCCGCTGTCCCGGCTGGGACGCCCAGCCCGGGATTGCCGCCGTTGCCGCCGGTTCCGAATAGCTGGGCGTCACCGCCTCGGCCCCCGTTACCGCCGGGGTCCGCGGTGCCAGATCCGCCCGCGCCGCCGTTGCCGCCGCTGCCGATCAGTGCTGCCTTGCCGCCGGCCCCACCGTCGCCCCCGGCCCCACCCGCAGCGGCCAGGCCGCCGTTGCCGCCGGTCCCGCCGTCGCCGAACAGGCCGGCGGCGTTGCCGCCGTCGCCGCCGACACCGCTGACGGTGCCCACGGCGCCGTTGCCGCCCGCACCGCCGGATCCGGCGAGCCCGCCACCGGTGCCTCCGCGGCCGCCATCGCCGCCGGCGGCAGGGCCCGCAGCGCCGTGGCCGCCGGTCCCGCCGGAGCCGAAGAGCGTTGCGGCATCCCCGCCGTCGCCGCCCTTGCCGCCGGCAGCAGCGCCGCCGATGGCGCCGGCCCCGCCGGCCCCGCCGTCGCCGTAGACCACGCCGCTGTTCCCGCCGGCCCCGCCGTCGCCGCCGCTGACTTGGCCGAAGCCGCCCGCCCCGCCGGCTCCACCGGCGCCGAACAGGGCGCCGGCGCTGCCGCCGATGCCGCCGGCCCCACCGGTATCGAAGCTGGTTCCGCCGGCCCCACCGACCCCGCCGGTGCCGACCAGTTCGGCGCCGTTGCCGCCGGCCCCACCTGCACCGCCGGCGCTGGTCGCGACTCCGCCGGTGCCGCCGGCCCCGCCGTCGCCGTGGAACAGGCCGGCGTTGCCGCCGGCCCCACCGGCCCCGCCGCTGCTGCCGGGAATGTTGCCGCCGGCCCCGCCGGCCCCGCCGACGCCGCCGTCGCCGTAGAAGGTGCCGGCGTCGCCGCCCTGCCCGCCCGCGCCCCCGGCAGTCGCTCCGCCGCCGCCGAGCCCGCCCGCGCCACCGTTGCCGAACAGCAGGCTGGCCCCGCCGGCCCCGCCGGCACCGCCGACCGCGCTGTTGGCTAGTCCGCCGGCCCCGCCGGCCCCGCCGGCGCCGAACAGCCCGAGGCCGCCCGCACCGCCGGTGCCACCGCTGGCGCCCACCCCACCGATGCCGCCGGCCCCGCCCGCGCTGAATAGCCCACCGGTTCCGCCTTGGCCGCCGGCTCCGCCGGCGCCGCCCGCTCCGAGCCCACCCGAGCCTCCCGCGCCGGCCGTGCCGGCCAGCAGCCCGGCGGCGCCACCGGCCCCGCCGGCCCCGCCGGTGACGCCGGTCGCGCCCGATCCGCCGGCCCCGCCATTGCCGATCAGTATTCCGCCGTCGCCACCGCTCGCGCCGGTTCCCGCGGCCCCGTTGGCTCCATTGCCGATCAACGGGCGATTCAGCAACGCCTGGGTGGGGGCGTTCACCAAGTTGAGCAGATTTTGCGACGCCGCCTCGGCGCTCGCGTATGAGCTCGCGCCGGTGGTCAAGGCCTGCACGAATTGATCATGAAATAGTGCCGCTTGTGAGCTGACCGCCTGGAAAGCTTGGCCGTGCGCGCCGAAAAGCGCCGCGATCTGCATTGATATCTCATCGGCGGCGGCGGATATCACCGCGGTCGTCGGGGCGGCCGCCGCATAGCTGGCCTGGCCGATGGTGTTGCCAATGCCGGCCAAATCCGTTGCCGCCGCGCTCAATAAATCTGGTGTCGCTATCACATAAGACATGCGTATCCCGTCCGTTTCCCTGGCTTTTGGCGATTAAGCAGCAGTCGAACGGATCGTATTTGTTTCGCATTCTTGATCACTCTGGAGATCTGCCAAGAGTTATCAAAACGTTATATTTAGTAAGCTAAATGTAAAGCCTTTTTACAAAGGCGGGTTTATGCCAGATCCATAAATGTAATTGACGAGACAATATCGTCTCATTTTTGCGTTCGGTATCTCATTTTCTGGGGATAGTCGATCCGCGGGCTCCCGGCCTGGATCCGGGGTGCGATCAGTCGGGCATTGGACCGATATCGGGCGCGGTCGCCGCGGTTTAGGTCAAATCCCAGACTTGCACCTGGGTTCCGGCGGACACCTCCACGTCATCCTCCGGAATCTCCAGCAAGGCGTTGGCCGAGGCCAGCCAGCGCAAGTGGTGCGAGGCCGGCGGCCCGTAGCTGGTGACCTGTCCGGTGCCGATGTCGAGGATCGCGCGCCGGAACTGCCGCTTGCCGCGCGGTGAGGTGACCGTCTCGGTCAGCACCGCGGTCCGCTGTGGTCGCCGCGGATCCGGCAGACCCATGGCCAGGCGCAGCGCGGGACGGATGAACACCTCAAAGGACACCAGCGCGCTGACCGGGTTGCCGGGCAGGGTCACGATCGGCGTGCCGACCACCAGGCCGACGCCCTGGGGCATTCCCGGTTGCATCGCCACCTTGACGAACTCGACGCCCTGATCGCCTTCGCGGCCGAAGGCGTCTTTGACAACCTCATAGGCTCCGGCACTGACCCCCCCGCTGGTGATGATCAGGTCCGCGGCACCCGCGTGTCGGTCGAGAATCGCGACGAACTGCGCGACATCGTCCCCAGCGGTGTCGGTGGCCACCACGACCGCACCGGCGTCGCGGGCCGCGGCAGCCAGCATGACCGCGTTGGACTCGTAGATCTGTCCGGGTTGCAGTGGCGTGCCCGGCGGTACCAGCTCCGTGCCGGTGGAGACCACCAGCACGCGCTGGCGGGGGATCACGCTCAGCTCGGCCAGCCCCAGCGCGGCGGCCAAGCCCAGCGCTGCCGGTGTCACCAGCTGGCCGGCTTGCAGGACGGTGGTACCGGCGGCGACATCTTCACCCGCGCGCCGGACGTGCTTGCCCGCGACAGCGGGCTGGCTGATCTGTACCGTTTCGAGGCCCCCGTCGGTGGCTTCCACCGGCACGATCGCCGTCGCGCCGGTGGGTACCGGCGCCCCGGTCATGATCCGGTGCGCCGTCCCAGGGTGCAGCCTCAGTTGGTCGACGCGCCCCGCCGGAATGTCCTCGGCCACTGGCAACACCACCGGGTGCTGCGCACTCGCGCCCACGGTGTCCTCGGCCCGCACCGCGTAGCCGTCCATCGCGGAGTTGTCGAACACCGGTAGCGGCAGCGGGGCGACCACGTCGTCGGCGAGCACCAGGCCCTGCGCTTGCTGCAATGGGACCTTGGCGACGGGACGGGCCCGGACCATGTTGGTGACGACCCGCTGATGCTCCTCGACCGACCGCATGCGGCCATTATCGGCCCGCTAGACCGGGAAGCTGACCCCGGTGAGCTCCTCGGAGACCGTCCAAAGCCGACGTTGCAGGTCCTCGTCGTGAGATTGAGCGCTGGACTGGACGATTTTCGGGTGGCCGCGCTGCTCGGCGAAACCGTCCGGACCGTAGTACTGGCCGCCGGCCACCGAGGGATCGGTGGCGGCGCGCAGCGTCGGCAGAGCACCCATCTGCGCGCTCTGGAACAGCGCCGGGCCGAGAATGTTGGCTAGCGGAACCAACATCCGTGGCAGGTTTCGGGCCAGTTCGGTATTGGAGCCGCCGGGGTGGGCCGCGACGGCGATCGTCGCGGCCTGGGAGTCCGCCGCGAGCCTGCGCTGCAGCTCGTAGGTGAACAGCAGGTTGGCCAGCTTGGACTGTCCATATGCCGCGACTCGGTTGTAGCTGCGTTCCCACTGCAGATCGTCGAAGTGGATCGCGGCCCGAATGCGGTGGCCCAGGCTGCTGACCGTGATCACCCGCGAGCCGGGTACCGGCAGCAAGTGATCCAGCAACAACCCGGTCAGCGCGAAGTGGCCCAGGTGGTTGGTGCCGAACTGCATCTCGAAGCCGTCCTTGGTCACCTGCTTCGGTGTCCACATCACGCCGGCGTTGTTGATCAGCAGGTCGATGCGTGGGTAGGCCGAACGCAGTGCATCGGCGGCGCTGCGCACCGAGTCCAGCGAGCTCAGGTCCAGGGCCTGCAAC is from Mycobacterium marinum and encodes:
- a CDS encoding CynX/NimT family MFS transporter, with protein sequence MTAVAAPAIHDPTASRSLFASRVTVLLAIALSAFTMRSAVTSMAPLLARVADTMGFGGTVIGVFGMLPTAMFALAGFAAPLSRRFGPERLALLSVLATAAGTAGRSMASDTSELMAFTTLALVGMGIANIVIPPLVKKYFNDRVALMSAVYLACLQLGTIMPAVAAVPLAESYGWRASLAIWALIPAVAVLPWILVLVRRGTNGTDRAARTGKTIGPIWRSPISWGLTFMFSMTSLITYAMFAWLPVIVTSAGGSEALGGAMVATFSGVGFLATLVTPRLCARAANPFPIVAASALCFLVGFAGLLWAPLTAPIVWAIFLGLGPSTFPAAITLINLRSRTETGSAALSGFTQGMGYLLASPGPLIFGILYNATGRWELSFGFLLVPLIALLAGGYHACKPRYLEDTLTPSRKSGSDAVEDVVEGELLPECSTSCS
- a CDS encoding LON peptidase substrate-binding domain-containing protein, giving the protein MVAVPKPFESPMFPLEAAMLPGQDLPLRIFEPRYSALVRHCLDTGDPFGVVLIAGGREVGGGESRYDVGTLARITEYVDEGAGRYQLLCRTGERIRVCDWLPDEPYPRATVQIWPDEPGAAVSAAQFRDTEDRVMALFERIATARGIELPDRDVVFDYQSDDIAADAGTLLYELASRVPMGPADGYAVLSAPSAADRLAALAEAVDSVEAMVDFQLSD
- a CDS encoding AAA family ATPase, which codes for MTSPYGAPQLTLTARLNTSAVDSRRGVVRLHPSAIAALGIREWDAVSLTGSRTTAAVAGMADDQVPVGTILLDDVTLSNAGLREGTAVLVNSVTVYGARTVTLSGSSLATQSLSPITLRQALLGKVMTVGDAVSLLPRDLGPGTSTSAASQALASAVGISWTSELLTVTGVDPDAPVSVQPNTLVTWGTGVPHTAQSSQAERVSVATPEIQVEELKGAQPQAAKLTEWLKLALDEPHLLQSLGAGTNLGVLVSGPAGVGKVTLVRAVCAGRRLVELDGPEVGALAPENRLKAVASAVATVRDGGGVLLITDVDALLPATAEPVAALILGELRTAVASDGVVLIATTAAPDQLDARLRAPDLCDRELGLPLPDAATRKALLEALLRHVPTGELDIDEIAGRTPGFVVADLAALLREAALRAASRASTDGQPPALTQEDLLGALTVIRPLSRSASSEVAVGSITLDDVGDMAQAKQALTEAVLWPLQHPDTFARLGVEPPRGVLLYGPPGCGKTFVVRALASTGQLSVHAVKGSELMDKWVGSSEKAVRELFRRARDSAPSLVFLDEVDALAPRRGQSFDSGVGDRVVAALLTELDGIEPLRDVVVLGATNRPDLIDPALLRPGRLERLVFVEPPDAEARREILRTAGKSIPLSADVDLDEVAAGLDRYSAADCVALLREAALTAMRRSIDAADVTAADLSAARQTVRPSLDPLQVDALRAFAEEL
- the pssA gene encoding CDP-diacylglycerol--serine O-phosphatidyltransferase; this encodes MTTKPRSRRAVNLQILPSAMTVLSICAGLTSIKFALEHQPVPAMALIAAAAILDGLDGRVARILDAQSRMGAEIDSLADAVNFGVTPALVLYVTMLSKWQVGWVVVLLYAVCVVLRLARFNALLDDGTQPAYAHEFFVGMPAPAGAVSMIGLLALKMQFGEGWWTSVWFLAFWITGTSMLMVSGIPMKKMHAVAVPPNLAAVLLAVLAIMAAAAVLAPYILIWVIIIAYVCHIPFAVRSKRWLAEHPEVWGDKPKQRRAARRAIRRAQPHRRSVARRSVARLGLRKPGGRL
- a CDS encoding phosphatidylserine decarboxylase, giving the protein MARRPRRSDSSSAEPTLSPQHLLALVRSTIPPIHPAGRPFIAAGLAVAGVGYRHRWARRTGLLAAGACAGFFRHPPRVPPSRAGAIVAPADGVICVIDTAAPPAELSMGDAPLPRVSIFLSVFDAHVQRAPVSGEVVAVQHRPGRFGSADLPAASDDNERNSVRIRTANGAEVVAVQVAGLVARRIVCDAHVGDKLAIGDTYGLIRFGSRLDTYLPPGTEPVVRVGQRTIAGETILADLP
- a CDS encoding PE family protein; translated protein: MSYVIATPDLLSAAATDLAGIGNTIGQASYAAAAPTTAVISAAADEISMQIAALFGAHGQAFQAVSSQAALFHDQFVQALTTGASSYASAEAASQNLLNLVNAPTQALLNRPLIGNGANGAAGTGASGGDGGILIGNGGAGGSGATGVTGGAGGAGGAAGLLAGTAGAGGSGGLGAGGAGGAGGQGGTGGLFSAGGAGGIGGVGASGGTGGAGGLGLFGAGGAGGAGGLANSAVGGAGGAGGASLLFGNGGAGGLGGGGATAGGAGGQGGDAGTFYGDGGVGGAGGAGGNIPGSSGGAGGAGGNAGLFHGDGGAGGTGGVATSAGGAGGAGGNGAELVGTGGVGGAGGTSFDTGGAGGIGGSAGALFGAGGAGGAGGFGQVSGGDGGAGGNSGVVYGDGGAGGAGAIGGAAAGGKGGDGGDAATLFGSGGTGGHGAAGPAAGGDGGRGGTGGGLAGSGGAGGNGAVGTVSGVGGDGGNAAGLFGDGGTGGNGGLAAAGGAGGDGGAGGKAALIGSGGNGGAGGSGTADPGGNGGRGGDAQLFGTGGNGGNPGLGVPAGTAGEAGAPGLATSNQALLDVINAPTQALLDRPLIGNGANGAAGTGANGGDGGILFGNGGAGGSGAVNGLGTGQAGGNGGAAGLLSGGAGVGGTGGIGAVLGGAGGTGGMAGLFGAGGAGGEGGGGQSGGAGGGGGVGLFGAGGNGGTGGFSLVTGGTGGAGGASLLFGNGGAGGAGGFGGTEAGGAGGDGGAAGVFSGNGGAGGAGGIAPAGTEGGAGGAGGNAGVFSGTGGAGGAGGAGQTVGGAGGTGGGAATLFGAGGAGGAGAIGLDTGGAGGAGGSAGALSGTGGAGGAGGIGVGGGGGGGGVGGAGGNAGVVYGDGGAGGAGGGGTVAAGAAGGSGGNAAMLFGNGGAGGAGGTGAAVGGNGGTGGDGGGLSGSGGAGGNGAGGGTGGTGGDGGRARGLLGDGGTGGDGGFGGITSGDGGNGGTGALIGDGGNGGAGGIGLGAAPGGDGGKGGDAQLVGTGGNGGILGLGLPPGTAGTGGTGGTLIGENGHDGA
- the glp gene encoding gephyrin-like molybdotransferase Glp translates to MRSVEEHQRVVTNMVRARPVAKVPLQQAQGLVLADDVVAPLPLPVFDNSAMDGYAVRAEDTVGASAQHPVVLPVAEDIPAGRVDQLRLHPGTAHRIMTGAPVPTGATAIVPVEATDGGLETVQISQPAVAGKHVRRAGEDVAAGTTVLQAGQLVTPAALGLAAALGLAELSVIPRQRVLVVSTGTELVPPGTPLQPGQIYESNAVMLAAAARDAGAVVVATDTAGDDVAQFVAILDRHAGAADLIITSGGVSAGAYEVVKDAFGREGDQGVEFVKVAMQPGMPQGVGLVVGTPIVTLPGNPVSALVSFEVFIRPALRLAMGLPDPRRPQRTAVLTETVTSPRGKRQFRRAILDIGTGQVTSYGPPASHHLRWLASANALLEIPEDDVEVSAGTQVQVWDLT
- a CDS encoding SDR family NAD(P)-dependent oxidoreductase, with the protein product MSANGKAKSHWSASDIPDQSGRVVVVTGANTGLGYHTAEALAGRGAHVVLAVRNPEKGNAAVAEIVAAKPQADVTLQALDLSSLDSVRSAADALRSAYPRIDLLINNAGVMWTPKQVTKDGFEMQFGTNHLGHFALTGLLLDHLLPVPGSRVITVSSLGHRIRAAIHFDDLQWERSYNRVAAYGQSKLANLLFTYELQRRLAADSQAATIAVAAHPGGSNTELARNLPRMLVPLANILGPALFQSAQMGALPTLRAATDPSVAGGQYYGPDGFAEQRGHPKIVQSSAQSHDEDLQRRLWTVSEELTGVSFPV